Proteins from a single region of Rhizobium binae:
- a CDS encoding carbohydrate ABC transporter permease has translation MSMRNREWPAALALTPVLILILAPFVWLLISSFKTEAEIGQADPFTWPADLMWRNYLDAWQIGGFGDLVGNSLINLVGVVILSLLTCAPAGYALAKIRFPGREWLFYAFILGLTVPVQAIVIPLYQVLFGLDLVNTLTGIVLVQVSNGIPFGIFLMRSFFIGVPDELIEAATIDGASHVQILTKVFLPISTPAVQALVIISALSTWNDFFLPLIVLISPEVQTLPLGLVRFASTYASDYRLVFSGTVISFLPIILLYILMQRRFTEGLTQGAIKG, from the coding sequence ATGAGTATGCGCAATCGCGAATGGCCGGCGGCGCTGGCGCTGACCCCTGTCTTGATCCTGATCCTCGCCCCCTTCGTCTGGCTGCTGATCTCCAGTTTCAAGACCGAAGCCGAGATCGGCCAAGCCGATCCCTTCACCTGGCCCGCCGACCTGATGTGGCGGAACTATCTCGACGCCTGGCAGATCGGCGGCTTCGGCGATCTCGTCGGCAACAGCCTCATCAATCTCGTCGGCGTCGTCATCCTGTCGCTGCTCACCTGCGCACCGGCCGGCTATGCGCTGGCCAAGATCCGCTTTCCCGGCCGCGAATGGCTGTTCTACGCCTTCATCCTCGGCCTTACCGTACCGGTCCAGGCGATCGTCATTCCGCTCTATCAGGTGCTCTTCGGGCTCGACCTCGTCAACACGCTGACCGGCATCGTGCTGGTGCAGGTGAGCAATGGCATTCCCTTCGGCATCTTTCTCATGCGGAGCTTCTTCATCGGCGTTCCGGACGAACTGATCGAAGCGGCGACGATCGACGGCGCCTCGCATGTCCAGATCCTCACCAAGGTTTTCCTGCCAATCTCGACGCCGGCGGTGCAGGCGCTCGTCATCATCAGCGCGCTCTCCACCTGGAACGATTTCTTCCTGCCGCTGATCGTGCTGATCAGTCCGGAAGTGCAGACGCTGCCGCTCGGGCTCGTCCGTTTCGCCAGCACCTATGCGTCGGATTACCGCCTGGTCTTCTCCGGGACGGTCATTTCATTCCTGCCGATCATTCTTCTCTACATCCTGATGCAGCGCCGTTTCACCGAGGGGCTGACCCAGGGGGCAATCAAGGGCTGA
- a CDS encoding Gfo/Idh/MocA family protein, with protein MSHHVQREIRYNFEFDHRIKACFIGAGGHAYRNIYPALRYAPIELAGICDLDLRRAEKFAKLFGAGKAYTGHREMLEREKPELVFLVTAYHPDGRVQATDLALDALAAGAHVWMEKPTAATMEDIERLQAASAAAGRMVMTGLKKTFFPTIEKLRDLIGSPGFGRLTSINVRYPQSLPKPQDRADLVKMQSFLDHIYHPGAILNFLGGEIERASYEWEALTGATVTSLRFRSGAIGTLHLAAGQSGGSIFERVEIIGEGANAIVENGSRLTYFRRADLPSYGRAASFVQPDENAALIYEPEHSLGQLYNNNLFYLGYVPEILHLTDAILAGTSITRGTLEIAREIMKLFDFFRRADAGVTTNF; from the coding sequence ATGTCGCATCACGTCCAGCGGGAAATCCGCTACAATTTCGAATTCGACCACCGCATCAAAGCCTGCTTTATCGGCGCCGGCGGCCATGCCTACCGCAATATCTACCCGGCGCTGCGTTATGCGCCGATCGAACTCGCCGGCATCTGCGATCTCGATCTTCGCCGTGCCGAAAAATTCGCCAAGCTCTTCGGGGCAGGGAAAGCTTATACCGGTCATCGCGAGATGCTGGAGCGCGAAAAGCCGGAGCTGGTCTTTCTCGTCACCGCCTACCATCCCGACGGCCGGGTGCAGGCAACGGATCTGGCGCTCGACGCGCTCGCCGCGGGCGCGCATGTCTGGATGGAAAAACCGACCGCCGCGACCATGGAAGACATCGAAAGGTTGCAGGCGGCAAGTGCCGCGGCCGGCCGCATGGTGATGACCGGTCTCAAGAAGACCTTCTTCCCGACGATCGAGAAGCTCAGGGATTTGATCGGTTCGCCGGGTTTCGGCCGGCTGACATCGATCAATGTCCGCTATCCCCAGAGCCTGCCGAAACCGCAAGACCGTGCGGATCTCGTCAAGATGCAGAGCTTCCTCGATCACATCTATCATCCCGGCGCGATCCTCAATTTCCTCGGCGGCGAGATCGAACGCGCCAGTTATGAATGGGAAGCGTTGACCGGCGCCACCGTCACCAGCCTGCGCTTCCGCTCCGGCGCGATCGGCACACTGCATCTTGCCGCCGGCCAATCCGGCGGCAGCATCTTCGAGCGGGTCGAGATCATCGGCGAAGGCGCCAATGCGATCGTCGAAAACGGCAGCCGCCTGACCTATTTCCGCAGGGCGGACCTGCCGTCCTATGGCCGCGCCGCAAGCTTCGTCCAGCCGGACGAGAATGCCGCACTCATCTACGAGCCGGAGCACTCGCTCGGCCAACTCTACAACAACAATCTCTTCTATCTCGGCTATGTGCCCGAGATCCTACATCTGACGGATGCGATCCTCGCCGGCACATCAATCACCCGGGGCACGCTCGAAATCGCCCGCGAGATCATGAAGCTCTTCGACTTCTTTAGACGCGCGGACGCCGGCGTCACTACCAATTTCTGA
- a CDS encoding cupin domain-containing protein, which translates to MTEKDVIFKKAGGEFMPTTWGELNWKITGDGTPGAEMTFGTCRINPGERNQLHSHPDCEEILYVVSGHCEHKLGDALYRLEAGDAIRIPRNVRHWARALGSEPLFALIMFSSGTRTAINHEGEGAA; encoded by the coding sequence TTGACCGAGAAAGATGTGATTTTCAAAAAGGCCGGCGGCGAATTCATGCCGACCACCTGGGGCGAACTCAACTGGAAGATCACCGGCGACGGCACGCCGGGCGCCGAGATGACATTCGGCACCTGCCGCATCAATCCCGGCGAGCGCAACCAGCTGCATTCCCATCCCGATTGCGAGGAGATCCTCTATGTCGTTTCCGGCCATTGCGAGCACAAGCTCGGCGATGCCCTCTACCGGCTCGAAGCCGGCGACGCCATCCGGATTCCCCGCAATGTCCGCCATTGGGCCCGCGCCCTCGGCTCCGAACCGCTCTTTGCGCTGATCATGTTCTCCTCCGGCACCAGGACGGCAATCAATCATGAAGGCGAGGGGGCGGCCTGA
- the yghU gene encoding glutathione-dependent disulfide-bond oxidoreductase codes for MSGSSEYVPPKVWTWNKANGGQFANINRPIAGPTHEKELPIGRHPLQLYSLGTPNGQKVTIMLEELLALGHSGAEYDAWLIRIGDGDQFGSGFVKVNPNSKIPALMDRSGEKPIRVFESGAILTYLAEKFGAFLPTEPSERAECLSWLFWQMGSAPYLGGGFGHFYAYAPTKIEYAIDRFAMEVKRQLDVLDRRLAESEYLAGSQYTIADIAVWPWYGGLVKGWTYGAAEFLQVEDYKNVQRWADLIHSRPAVQRGRMVNRLSGDPSSQLHERHDASDFETKTQDKLAAAE; via the coding sequence ATGAGCGGTTCTTCCGAATACGTACCCCCGAAGGTCTGGACCTGGAACAAGGCGAATGGTGGCCAGTTCGCCAACATCAATCGCCCGATCGCAGGGCCGACGCATGAGAAGGAGCTTCCGATCGGCCGTCATCCGCTGCAGCTCTATTCACTGGGCACGCCGAACGGCCAGAAGGTCACGATCATGCTCGAGGAACTGCTGGCCCTTGGCCATAGCGGCGCCGAATATGATGCCTGGCTGATCCGGATCGGTGATGGAGACCAGTTCGGAAGCGGCTTCGTCAAGGTCAACCCCAACTCGAAGATCCCGGCACTGATGGACCGCAGCGGCGAAAAGCCGATCCGCGTCTTCGAGTCCGGTGCCATCCTCACCTATCTCGCCGAAAAGTTCGGCGCTTTCCTGCCGACCGAACCGAGCGAACGCGCCGAATGCCTGTCGTGGCTGTTCTGGCAAATGGGCAGCGCACCCTATCTCGGCGGCGGCTTCGGCCATTTCTACGCCTATGCGCCGACGAAGATCGAATACGCGATCGACCGCTTCGCCATGGAGGTGAAGCGCCAGCTCGATGTGCTCGATCGCCGCCTTGCAGAAAGCGAATATCTGGCTGGCAGCCAATATACGATCGCCGATATTGCCGTCTGGCCGTGGTATGGCGGCCTGGTGAAGGGCTGGACCTACGGCGCGGCCGAATTCCTGCAGGTCGAGGACTATAAGAACGTCCAGCGCTGGGCCGATCTCATCCACAGCCGGCCGGCCGTACAGCGCGGCCGGATGGTCAACCGCCTCTCCGGCGACCCTTCGAGCCAATTGCACGAGCGTCACGACGCCAGCGACTTCGAGACGAAGACGCAGGACAAGCTCGCGGCCGCCGAGTAA
- a CDS encoding acetamidase/formamidase family protein, with product MTTHRFIPTRFHNVIGSLPPALHVADGDTVVTETLDAIGYDKGGIKQTSGPNPMNGPIFVEGAEPGDALKVEIISMVPTRDAGFTRSIVAANVIDPETVRDLPPRDIAIWAIDREASTVRLSEPVAGLENFVLPLAPMIGCFGVAPGLGQAISTATSGEYGGNMDYRLFGPGTSVRFPVSAPGALFYLGDCHAVQGDGEIVGTGVETTFEVTVRLTVEKKAGLVWPRGETAEDIFTVGNARPLDQALQHATSEMLTWLASDYGLDRTAASHLLGQVVRYDVGNVFDPAYTMACRVAKKWLVRQS from the coding sequence ATGACCACTCACCGCTTCATCCCGACGCGATTTCACAATGTTATCGGCTCGCTGCCGCCGGCGCTGCATGTCGCTGACGGCGATACCGTCGTCACCGAAACGCTCGACGCCATCGGCTATGACAAGGGCGGCATCAAGCAGACCTCCGGTCCGAACCCGATGAACGGCCCGATCTTCGTCGAAGGTGCCGAGCCCGGAGATGCGCTGAAGGTAGAGATCATCAGCATGGTTCCGACCAGGGACGCCGGCTTTACCCGGAGCATCGTCGCGGCCAATGTCATCGATCCCGAAACGGTTCGCGACCTGCCGCCGCGCGATATCGCCATTTGGGCGATCGACCGCGAGGCATCGACCGTCCGGCTGTCGGAGCCGGTCGCCGGCCTCGAAAATTTCGTTCTCCCGCTCGCCCCGATGATCGGCTGTTTCGGCGTCGCTCCCGGCCTCGGCCAGGCGATATCGACGGCCACCAGCGGCGAATATGGCGGCAACATGGATTATCGCCTGTTCGGCCCGGGCACCTCGGTTCGTTTCCCAGTATCAGCGCCGGGCGCCCTGTTCTATCTCGGCGATTGCCATGCCGTGCAGGGCGACGGCGAGATCGTCGGCACCGGCGTCGAGACCACGTTCGAAGTCACGGTGCGGCTGACGGTGGAAAAGAAGGCCGGGCTGGTCTGGCCACGCGGAGAAACCGCTGAAGACATCTTCACCGTCGGCAATGCCCGCCCCCTCGATCAGGCGCTTCAGCATGCCACCAGCGAAATGTTGACTTGGCTCGCTTCGGATTACGGCCTCGACCGGACGGCGGCCAGCCATCTGCTGGGCCAGGTGGTGCGTTACGATGTCGGCAACGTTTTCGATCCGGCCTATACGATGGCCTGCCGTGTCGCCAAGAAATGGCTTGTCCGCCAATCGTGA
- a CDS encoding type II toxin-antitoxin system Phd/YefM family antitoxin: protein MNVTSLSSRELNHDVSRAKKAAQNGPVIITDRGKPSHVLMTYDEFERLTGKRRSLIDALSMPGLSDIDFDPPRVEIAPRGVDLS from the coding sequence ATGAACGTGACAAGTCTTTCCAGCCGCGAACTCAATCACGACGTGAGCAGGGCAAAGAAGGCGGCGCAAAATGGTCCGGTCATCATTACGGATCGTGGGAAGCCATCCCACGTGTTGATGACCTATGACGAGTTCGAGCGTCTCACCGGCAAGCGCCGCAGCCTCATCGATGCTCTCTCCATGCCTGGTTTGTCAGATATCGACTTCGACCCGCCGCGTGTTGAGATCGCTCCGCGCGGGGTCGATCTATCTTGA
- a CDS encoding type II toxin-antitoxin system VapC family toxin, with protein sequence MKYLLDTNVVSELRKVGDGKADANVVAWAGAQDIAGLCISAITILELERGILGVQRRDATQGARLRAWLENQVRPAFAGRILSIDDAIATRCAHLHIPDRRNEADALIAATALVLGLTVVTRNVRDFEGAGVVVLDPWQE encoded by the coding sequence TTGAAATATTTGCTGGATACCAACGTTGTTTCCGAATTGCGCAAGGTCGGAGACGGCAAAGCCGATGCCAATGTGGTCGCCTGGGCCGGGGCGCAAGATATTGCTGGCTTATGCATCTCCGCCATCACGATCCTGGAGCTGGAGCGTGGAATCCTTGGCGTGCAGCGCCGCGATGCGACGCAGGGTGCTCGCCTGCGTGCATGGCTGGAAAATCAGGTGCGGCCGGCATTCGCCGGCCGAATCCTGTCGATCGATGACGCGATCGCAACACGCTGCGCGCATCTGCATATTCCGGATCGGCGCAATGAAGCCGATGCCCTGATTGCCGCAACCGCCCTGGTTCTCGGCCTGACCGTGGTTACGCGCAATGTCCGGGATTTCGAAGGGGCGGGCGTTGTCGTGCTGGATCCGTGGCAAGAATGA
- a CDS encoding AAA family ATPase yields MRLRRLDLIRYGKFTDHSIDFGAVRPGSPDLHIVYGLNEAGKSTTFAAYLDLLYGIGERSTYNFLHPYNTMKVGARLEFGGADHELARLKLRAGSLIDDRGQAVNEALLAGALGGVGREAYRTMFSLDDQSLKEGGNAIIQSKGELGELLFSASSGLAGLSRSLVTAVDEANGIYRKRSSSTKLAELKRSLEALKAERNAIDTLASTYSGLKSTHEQADAAYTATTRELAGAKARHQELTRLLGALPAALELRRLDIDAAGMGDLPRPPSEWFTLLPQLFHDETRLQALVETADRTLRQLADEIEAITIDDKALAVAAHLDLLDQGRARYLAAEDDLPKRRQALAEQEGVLGRLLADLEQPGHAAPETLLLPASLIGIIRDLIERRSGVEANLTAASRELVRARENLERLGKEGGSQNGAGMLDPARLGRIEAALSRLAGSDLAVRLSMEERTLAQAKRIQEKQFAQLAPWTGDAVALQRASAAEPRQTEAWRGQAISIDKRIADHETRLCDLVTDQALTKARIAAFVAGGSIDDAEAARLRDERDAAWQAHLASLNAATARTFEERMRQDDVMSAGRLSRAQELAELRQLRQMEAATAAAIERQRELLAEARAEHDGLAERIRGLLPEAIDYEPEAAARIAALEAWSAKRAAALAAWDDLQRAEEAVDVLLRELDSHAAVLAASLADAGHGGADDLPVAALTQAANDMLAAGKAERAARQAHEKAIGDLDRDVRERERDQQEAEAAIMAWDREWAGALSRTWFADKAGSISAVRAMLNALGTLPAILKERDDLASRVAAMERDQGQFREDIAAVLADCGLSRLASDTLASANALVERHEAARHAAQLRADRQADLEKQLEKRRALEEELAVHNARKNELTGYFGTDSLASVEVFLNQARERDRLEARAAALRAQITEALHAASFSEAECRLADIDTAAAERDAIELGARIEDLTERAKLLYSDVSLARQKLEAVGGDDAVARIEAKRRTIFLEIEELAVRHLTLRAGTLAAEQALHIYREKHRSSMMNRASEAFRLITGGNYSGLTTQPDRDKEILIGVSRDGGSKLADAMSTGTQFQLYLALRLAGYEEFAALRPPVPFVADDIMESFDNPRSEEVFRLLGAMAKVGQVIYLTHHWHLCEIARHVVPDVTIHQLP; encoded by the coding sequence ATGCGCCTGCGCCGTCTCGACCTCATCCGTTATGGCAAGTTCACCGACCACTCGATCGATTTCGGCGCGGTCCGACCGGGTTCGCCGGATCTGCATATCGTCTATGGCCTCAATGAAGCGGGCAAGTCGACCACCTTCGCCGCCTATCTCGATCTGCTCTACGGCATTGGCGAGCGCAGCACCTACAATTTCCTGCATCCCTACAACACCATGAAGGTCGGTGCGCGGCTGGAATTCGGTGGCGCGGACCATGAGCTGGCGCGGCTCAAATTGCGGGCCGGCAGCCTCATCGATGATCGGGGACAGGCTGTGAACGAGGCGCTGCTCGCCGGCGCGCTCGGCGGCGTCGGCCGCGAAGCCTATCGCACGATGTTCTCGCTCGACGACCAGTCGCTCAAGGAAGGCGGCAACGCCATCATCCAAAGCAAGGGCGAGCTCGGCGAGTTGCTGTTCTCGGCAAGCTCGGGCCTTGCGGGCCTCAGCCGTTCGCTGGTGACGGCCGTCGACGAAGCCAATGGAATCTACAGGAAGCGGTCGTCGAGCACGAAACTTGCGGAGCTCAAACGCTCGCTCGAAGCGCTGAAGGCCGAGCGCAATGCCATCGACACGCTTGCCTCCACCTATTCGGGCCTGAAATCAACCCACGAGCAGGCCGACGCCGCCTATACCGCGACGACGCGGGAACTGGCCGGGGCCAAGGCGCGGCACCAGGAGCTGACGCGTCTTCTCGGCGCCCTGCCCGCGGCGCTGGAACTCCGGCGGCTGGACATCGATGCAGCCGGCATGGGCGATCTGCCGCGGCCGCCGTCCGAATGGTTCACACTGCTGCCGCAGCTTTTCCACGACGAGACGCGGCTGCAGGCCCTTGTCGAAACCGCCGACCGCACGCTGCGCCAGCTTGCCGACGAGATCGAAGCGATCACGATCGACGACAAGGCGCTGGCGGTCGCCGCGCATCTGGACCTGCTGGATCAGGGCCGCGCGCGCTATCTCGCGGCCGAGGACGATCTGCCGAAGCGCCGGCAGGCGCTGGCCGAACAGGAAGGCGTGCTGGGACGGCTGCTGGCCGATCTCGAACAGCCGGGCCACGCGGCGCCCGAGACGCTGCTGCTGCCCGCCTCGCTGATCGGCATCATCCGCGATCTCATCGAGCGACGTTCTGGCGTCGAGGCCAACCTGACTGCGGCGAGTCGCGAACTGGTGCGGGCGCGCGAGAATCTCGAAAGGCTGGGCAAGGAAGGCGGCTCGCAAAATGGAGCCGGGATGCTCGATCCCGCGCGTCTTGGCCGCATCGAGGCGGCCCTGAGCCGGCTGGCGGGATCTGATCTCGCCGTGCGGCTCAGCATGGAAGAACGCACTCTCGCACAGGCGAAGCGAATACAGGAGAAGCAGTTCGCGCAGCTTGCGCCCTGGACAGGTGATGCCGTCGCCCTGCAGCGGGCGAGCGCGGCGGAGCCTCGGCAGACCGAGGCCTGGCGTGGCCAGGCGATTTCTATCGACAAGCGCATTGCCGATCACGAGACACGGCTGTGCGATCTCGTCACCGATCAGGCGCTGACCAAAGCCCGGATCGCGGCCTTCGTTGCCGGCGGTTCGATCGACGATGCCGAGGCCGCGAGGCTGCGCGACGAACGCGATGCCGCCTGGCAGGCGCATCTTGCCAGCCTGAATGCCGCCACCGCCCGGACGTTCGAGGAGCGGATGCGCCAGGACGATGTGATGTCCGCTGGCCGGCTGTCGCGCGCGCAGGAGCTGGCCGAGCTGCGCCAGCTCCGCCAGATGGAAGCGGCAACGGCGGCAGCGATTGAACGGCAAAGGGAATTGCTTGCCGAGGCGCGGGCTGAACATGACGGGCTTGCAGAGCGCATCCGCGGTCTGCTGCCCGAGGCAATTGACTATGAGCCCGAAGCTGCGGCGCGCATTGCAGCTCTTGAGGCGTGGAGCGCCAAGCGAGCCGCGGCGCTGGCTGCTTGGGACGATCTGCAGCGGGCCGAAGAGGCGGTGGACGTGCTTCTCAGGGAACTGGACAGCCATGCCGCAGTGCTTGCAGCGAGTCTGGCGGATGCCGGCCATGGTGGCGCTGACGATCTGCCGGTCGCCGCGCTGACGCAGGCCGCAAACGATATGCTTGCCGCCGGCAAGGCCGAACGGGCGGCGCGGCAGGCGCATGAGAAGGCAATCGGCGATCTCGATCGCGATGTCAGGGAACGCGAGCGCGACCAGCAGGAGGCGGAAGCTGCGATCATGGCCTGGGACCGGGAATGGGCGGGGGCGCTGTCGCGAACCTGGTTTGCCGACAAGGCCGGCTCGATTTCGGCCGTCCGCGCTATGCTGAACGCGCTCGGCACACTGCCCGCCATCCTGAAGGAACGGGATGACCTCGCAAGCCGCGTTGCCGCGATGGAGCGCGACCAGGGGCAATTCCGCGAGGATATAGCCGCTGTTCTCGCAGACTGCGGCCTCAGCCGGTTGGCATCCGATACGCTCGCTTCGGCCAATGCGCTGGTGGAACGCCATGAGGCGGCGCGGCATGCCGCGCAACTTCGGGCGGACCGGCAGGCGGATCTCGAAAAACAGTTGGAGAAACGCCGGGCGCTGGAGGAGGAACTGGCCGTTCACAACGCCCGCAAGAACGAACTAACCGGTTATTTCGGCACGGATTCGCTTGCCTCGGTCGAAGTATTCCTGAACCAGGCCCGGGAGCGGGACCGGCTGGAAGCACGCGCCGCTGCCTTGCGCGCGCAGATCACCGAGGCATTGCACGCGGCAAGTTTTTCCGAGGCCGAATGTCGCCTTGCCGATATCGACACCGCCGCGGCCGAGCGCGACGCGATCGAGCTTGGTGCGCGGATCGAGGATCTCACCGAACGGGCGAAGCTTCTCTATTCCGACGTGTCGCTGGCGCGGCAGAAGCTTGAGGCCGTCGGCGGGGACGACGCGGTGGCCCGAATCGAGGCCAAACGCCGAACCATCTTCCTTGAGATCGAGGAACTGGCCGTGCGGCATCTGACGCTTCGCGCCGGCACGCTCGCGGCCGAACAGGCACTGCACATCTATCGCGAAAAACATCGCAGCTCGATGATGAACCGGGCATCTGAAGCCTTTCGCCTGATCACCGGCGGCAACTATTCCGGGTTGACGACCCAGCCCGACCGCGACAAGGAAATACTGATCGGCGTGTCACGCGACGGTGGCTCGAAGCTGGCGGACGCGATGTCGACCGGCACGCAGTTCCAGCTCTATCTTGCGCTTCGCCTTGCAGGCTATGAGGAATTCGCAGCTCTTCGCCCGCCCGTGCCCTTCGTCGCGGACGATATCATGGAGAGCTTCGACAATCCCCGCTCCGAAGAGGTTTTCCGCCTGCTCGGCGCAATGGCAAAGGTCGGACAGGTCATCTACCTCACGCACCACTGGCATCTGTGCGAGATCGCGCGACACGTCGTTCCTGATGTCACCATACACCAGCTGCCATGA
- a CDS encoding metallophosphoesterase family protein produces MAYRFVHTADLHLDSPLRSLALRNAELADLVSDASRQALIAIVDLCLEEQVDALVIAGDLYDGEQTSMKTARFLASQLERLHRAGIGVFKIRGNHDALSKIARELVMPDTVKIFGGHAEAVEATKGSLSIAIHGLSFAKPQAPDPLLPKFKPPVAGAVNIGIMHTSLAGSAGHDVYAPCNVLDLHASGFDYWALGHLHQRSQYPGTATVIMPGMPQGRDINESGVKTVSLVTVADDRTVTVEERRTSIAQFERVDVDLTDVDDWRDAAMAIEAALTAQRDHTASPHLVARLRLSGRTPLSWQLRRDVDLMQAEAEQRGDRIGRTWIEKLELAFEAPVSLAEAAVADPVVELGALMRNEVIARRGFRDDVREMVRDLLADLPPESRAFAGHDEAGFERFIDSLLADGAEDIAARMKAAERGDS; encoded by the coding sequence ATGGCTTATCGTTTCGTCCACACTGCCGATCTCCATCTCGACTCTCCGCTGCGGTCGCTGGCGCTTCGCAACGCCGAGCTGGCCGATCTCGTGAGTGACGCCAGCCGGCAGGCACTGATCGCGATCGTCGACCTTTGCCTCGAGGAACAGGTCGATGCGCTGGTCATCGCCGGCGATCTTTATGACGGTGAGCAAACGTCGATGAAGACGGCGCGCTTCCTGGCAAGCCAGCTGGAACGGCTGCACCGGGCGGGGATTGGCGTCTTCAAGATCCGCGGCAATCACGATGCGCTGTCGAAGATCGCCAGGGAGCTGGTGATGCCTGACACGGTGAAGATCTTCGGCGGTCATGCCGAGGCCGTGGAGGCGACGAAAGGCAGCCTGTCGATTGCGATCCACGGTCTGAGCTTCGCCAAACCGCAGGCGCCGGACCCGCTTCTGCCGAAGTTCAAGCCGCCGGTGGCGGGCGCGGTCAATATCGGCATCATGCATACGAGCCTTGCCGGATCCGCCGGCCATGACGTCTATGCGCCCTGCAATGTGCTTGACCTTCACGCCTCGGGATTCGACTACTGGGCGCTTGGGCATCTTCATCAGCGCAGCCAGTATCCCGGCACGGCGACGGTCATCATGCCCGGCATGCCGCAGGGCCGCGACATCAACGAGTCGGGCGTCAAGACGGTGTCGCTGGTGACCGTGGCGGACGACCGGACGGTGACGGTCGAGGAGCGGCGCACCAGCATTGCGCAGTTCGAGCGCGTCGATGTCGACTTGACGGATGTCGACGATTGGCGTGATGCGGCCATGGCGATCGAAGCGGCATTGACGGCGCAGCGCGACCATACGGCCTCGCCGCATCTCGTCGCGCGCCTCAGGCTTTCCGGTCGTACGCCGCTCTCCTGGCAGCTTCGCCGCGATGTCGACCTCATGCAGGCGGAAGCCGAGCAGCGCGGTGACCGGATCGGCCGGACCTGGATCGAGAAGCTGGAACTCGCCTTCGAAGCGCCGGTGTCCCTCGCCGAGGCGGCAGTTGCCGATCCCGTCGTCGAGCTCGGTGCGCTGATGCGGAACGAGGTCATCGCCCGCCGCGGATTTCGCGACGATGTCAGGGAGATGGTCCGCGACCTGCTTGCAGACCTGCCGCCCGAAAGCCGGGCATTTGCCGGGCATGACGAGGCGGGTTTCGAACGCTTCATCGACAGCCTTCTCGCCGATGGCGCCGAGGACATCGCTGCCCGGATGAAGGCCGCGGAGCGGGGAGACAGCTGA